In Methanothrix sp., a genomic segment contains:
- a CDS encoding DUF166 family protein produces the protein MSTAGIASFHDLSDEPSDGIPDGPTDGPPDVPSDVPSDVPSDVPSDVPSDVLSDVLSNVLPSEIPDDPSDELSVDLSRIISDLPFCDCCGYEALFSGKDINTLADPFCMLVGVIKRGKYGERLLETIKARTDFQVVSVEVPEILPGFIEDPEEFVRDLNFDPQIFKADLLILYTFHPDLTPEIVRLAGKAHVKAVIIPGGIGRAGSIDELERIAEEYNIHIEVDEICCTLEECGVPAIDQFAEKLGKPELEVETEDGRISRVHVLRGSPCGATWHAASSILGKTVAEAPSLTGLFCQQYPCRAVRGGPGGIHTSGDLHKDAMERALGQETRLVLPEQSRPIKIEPGKRVRKSEG, from the coding sequence ATGAGCACTGCCGGAATTGCCTCATTCCATGACCTCTCCGATGAACCCTCGGATGGCATTCCTGATGGCCCCACTGATGGCCCTCCTGATGTCCCTTCTGATGTCCCTTCTGATGTCCCTTCTGATGTCCCTTCTGATGTCCCTTCTGATGTCCTCTCTGATGTCCTCTCTAATGTCTTACCCTCTGAGATTCCTGATGATCCTTCTGATGAGCTTTCCGTTGACCTCTCCCGCATTATTTCCGACCTGCCTTTCTGCGATTGCTGTGGATATGAGGCTCTCTTCTCCGGCAAGGATATTAATACGCTGGCCGATCCCTTCTGCATGCTGGTTGGGGTAATCAAGAGAGGAAAATATGGCGAGCGCCTGCTGGAGACAATAAAGGCCCGCACCGACTTCCAGGTGGTGTCGGTGGAGGTCCCGGAGATCCTGCCGGGATTCATCGAGGACCCGGAGGAGTTCGTCCGCGATCTGAATTTCGATCCACAGATATTCAAGGCGGATCTGCTCATTCTCTACACATTCCATCCGGACCTCACCCCTGAGATCGTCCGCCTGGCCGGGAAAGCCCATGTCAAAGCAGTCATCATCCCAGGAGGCATAGGCCGGGCGGGCTCCATCGATGAGCTGGAGAGGATCGCTGAGGAGTACAACATTCACATCGAGGTCGATGAGATCTGCTGCACTCTGGAGGAGTGTGGCGTCCCGGCGATCGATCAGTTCGCCGAGAAGCTGGGAAAGCCGGAGCTAGAGGTGGAGACCGAGGATGGCAGGATCAGCCGGGTGCATGTCCTGCGCGGCTCTCCCTGTGGAGCGACATGGCATGCCGCTTCCAGCATTTTGGGAAAGACTGTGGCCGAGGCCCCCTCACTTACTGGCCTGTTCTGCCAGCAGTATCCCTGTCGCGCAGTGAGGGGAGGTCCGGGAGGCATCCACACCTCAGGGGACCTGCACAAGGATGCCATGGAGAGGGCATTGGGCCAGGAGACAAGGCTCGTTCTTCCTGAACAGTCCAGGCCCATCAAGATCGAGCCGGGTAAGAGGGTCAGGAAATCGGAAGGGTAA
- a CDS encoding glutaminyl-peptide cyclotransferase gives MAGVLHIKTDPCARLMPLVLLAAALAMSIASAERLDADSFASSPIKTYGYRIINSYPHDPSAFTQGLVYDNGVFYEGTGLYGQSSLRRVDIQSGRVMDMARLEDEFFAEGITIWEESIIQLTWQSFKGFVWDKENLSRTGSFIYQTEGWGLTSDGERLIMSDGSDLLHLLDPNDFSLLGSIRVTANGEPVRGLNELEYVNGMIYANLWPSNWIAIISLDTGIVTARINLSSILDEAGIQKKKVDVLNGIAYDPIDDRLFVTGKLWPRLFQIELVDLSDRAGRG, from the coding sequence ATGGCAGGAGTCCTGCATATAAAAACAGATCCTTGCGCCAGGCTAATGCCTCTGGTTCTCTTAGCAGCTGCTCTTGCTATGAGCATCGCCTCGGCAGAAAGGCTGGATGCTGATTCATTTGCCAGCAGCCCCATCAAAACCTATGGCTATCGGATCATTAATTCTTATCCCCATGATCCATCTGCTTTCACCCAGGGCCTGGTCTATGACAATGGCGTATTCTATGAGGGGACAGGCCTGTACGGCCAGTCCAGCCTCCGCCGGGTCGATATCCAGAGCGGAAGGGTTATGGATATGGCTCGGCTGGAGGATGAGTTCTTTGCCGAGGGCATAACCATCTGGGAGGAGAGCATAATCCAGCTCACCTGGCAGTCCTTTAAGGGCTTTGTCTGGGATAAAGAGAATCTGAGCCGAACGGGAAGCTTCATCTACCAGACTGAGGGCTGGGGGCTGACCTCAGATGGTGAGAGGCTGATCATGAGCGATGGCTCTGATCTCCTTCATCTTCTCGATCCAAACGATTTCTCACTGCTGGGAAGCATAAGGGTAACGGCAAACGGAGAGCCTGTCAGGGGGCTGAATGAGTTGGAGTACGTAAATGGCATGATCTATGCCAACCTCTGGCCCAGCAACTGGATTGCAATCATATCCCTGGATACAGGCATAGTGACTGCAAGGATAAACCTCTCCTCCATCCTGGATGAGGCAGGCATCCAGAAGAAGAAGGTTGACGTATTGAATGGCATAGCCTATGATCCAATAGATGACCGGCTCTTTGTTACTGGAAAGCTCTGGCCCAGGCTATTTCAGATCGAGCTGGTAGATCTTTCAGATCGAGCTGGTAGAGGATGA
- a CDS encoding cobyrinate a,c-diamide synthase, producing the protein MPSEGSSERSWNEAIPAVLIAGTHSGVGKTTITLGLMAALRARGLVVQPFKVGPDFIDPSHHTAICGRPSLNLDPFMMGEEGVRRSFFSALGGADVAVVEGVMGLFDGMGGTEIGSSAQVAKILDIPVLLVINVHGMSRSAAAMELGFSSYDPGVKLAGTILNRVGSPRHLDMLRSCLRSPIFGALPRDKEIGMKSRHLGLVMGFEKDHDPGLLASILERNADIDAILSLPDRVRPPAMAGSAEQYDAAAVRTVRAASTGRAANTEIAEKAGGSGREGKEGAVRIGVAKDRAFCFYYHENLLELERQGAELVYFSPLEDQLPDVGGLYIGGGYPELYASELERAPAKRQIKEASEYEMPIYGECGGLMYLGESLESEAGSFRMVGALPVTTFMEKRLMALGYVEAEFSGSNPLADVGRSLRGHEFHYSRCECDRDARCCLRLSRGKGIGKGKDGLVEKNTMAGYLHAHFYSLSVEKFVEGCVSYNRT; encoded by the coding sequence ATGCCATCCGAGGGTTCATCGGAGAGGTCATGGAATGAGGCAATTCCGGCAGTGCTCATCGCCGGCACCCACAGCGGTGTTGGCAAGACCACCATCACCCTGGGCCTGATGGCTGCCCTCCGCGCCCGTGGCCTGGTGGTTCAGCCCTTCAAGGTGGGCCCGGACTTCATCGATCCTTCCCATCACACTGCTATCTGTGGCCGGCCTTCACTCAATTTGGACCCCTTCATGATGGGCGAGGAGGGGGTCAGGCGCTCATTCTTCTCTGCCTTGGGGGGGGCGGATGTGGCAGTGGTAGAGGGGGTGATGGGCCTTTTCGACGGCATGGGTGGCACAGAGATAGGCAGCTCCGCCCAGGTGGCCAAGATCCTGGATATACCCGTTCTCCTGGTGATCAATGTGCATGGCATGTCGCGAAGTGCTGCCGCCATGGAGTTGGGGTTTTCCAGTTACGATCCAGGGGTGAAGTTGGCAGGGACGATACTCAACCGGGTGGGAAGCCCGCGACATCTGGATATGCTCAGAAGCTGCCTGCGCAGTCCCATCTTTGGAGCCCTGCCCCGCGATAAAGAGATCGGAATGAAGAGCCGCCATCTGGGACTGGTCATGGGCTTCGAGAAGGATCATGATCCGGGGCTCTTAGCATCCATACTGGAGAGGAATGCTGATATCGATGCGATTCTCAGCCTTCCAGACCGCGTTCGCCCCCCTGCGATGGCCGGCTCTGCTGAGCAGTATGATGCAGCAGCAGTAAGAACAGTAAGAGCAGCAAGTACAGGAAGAGCAGCAAATACAGAAATAGCAGAAAAGGCAGGCGGATCAGGCAGAGAAGGCAAAGAGGGGGCGGTGAGAATCGGGGTGGCCAAGGACCGGGCATTTTGCTTCTATTATCATGAGAACCTCTTGGAGCTGGAGAGGCAGGGGGCTGAACTGGTCTACTTCAGCCCACTGGAGGATCAGTTGCCTGATGTGGGAGGGCTGTACATCGGGGGAGGCTATCCGGAGCTGTATGCCTCTGAGCTGGAGAGGGCTCCTGCAAAAAGACAGATCAAGGAGGCCTCTGAGTACGAAATGCCCATCTATGGGGAGTGCGGTGGCCTGATGTATCTGGGAGAAAGCCTGGAATCTGAGGCTGGTTCTTTTAGAATGGTGGGTGCCCTTCCCGTTACCACCTTCATGGAGAAGAGGCTCATGGCCCTTGGCTATGTGGAGGCAGAGTTCTCGGGGAGCAATCCTCTGGCTGATGTGGGCAGGAGCCTTCGCGGGCATGAGTTTCATTATTCGCGCTGCGAATGCGACAGAGATGCTCGCTGCTGTCTGAGGCTTTCCCGGGGGAAGGGGATTGGCAAGGGCAAAGATGGCCTGGTGGAGAAGAATACCATGGCTGGATATCTACATGCTCATTTCTATTCATTATCAGTAGAAAAATTTGTAGAGGGCTGTGTATCTTATAATAGAACTTAA
- a CDS encoding lamin tail domain-containing protein, with protein sequence MNMKCTGMLILSMMVAFSAGLVIAQDAAEVAAPADTNITNITNLTNVTNVTNMTNITAVAAIEPINVTEAQAGAVADEVVTDEAVVEPPVTEVPAVTEPVSRFKQLSKFVAGTSATLGKGLPGGYSDVTTSADQAAVFSRDSGVPTPSVKVTITKVIDTPEDRYVQVTNEAVGEWNLTAWSLESAGTTTFIFPVLVLEDGKSIKVHEGTGDGTATDIYTNSTEPLWIDNIVTLKDAAGRIIASYDVTTAPVPVATVYVDPWKDLIQY encoded by the coding sequence ATGAATATGAAGTGTACAGGCATGTTGATACTATCGATGATGGTGGCATTCTCTGCCGGGCTGGTCATCGCTCAAGATGCAGCAGAGGTTGCTGCCCCTGCAGATACGAATATCACTAACATCACCAATCTCACGAACGTCACCAATGTCACAAATATGACCAACATCACCGCTGTGGCCGCCATTGAGCCCATCAATGTCACAGAGGCCCAGGCTGGAGCTGTTGCAGATGAGGTTGTTACAGATGAGGCTGTTGTAGAGCCGCCGGTGACAGAGGTCCCTGCGGTGACTGAACCGGTATCAAGGTTCAAGCAGCTCTCCAAGTTTGTCGCCGGCACCTCCGCCACCTTGGGCAAAGGGCTTCCGGGGGGCTATTCCGATGTGACCACATCCGCAGACCAGGCTGCTGTATTCAGCCGGGATTCTGGTGTGCCCACGCCCTCGGTGAAGGTGACCATCACCAAGGTAATTGATACCCCAGAGGACAGGTATGTCCAGGTGACCAATGAGGCTGTTGGGGAGTGGAACCTGACTGCCTGGTCCTTGGAATCGGCGGGGACTACAACCTTCATCTTCCCTGTGCTTGTCCTGGAGGATGGCAAATCAATCAAGGTTCATGAGGGAACAGGCGACGGGACGGCCACTGACATCTATACCAACAGCACTGAGCCTCTCTGGATCGATAATATCGTGACCCTGAAGGATGCTGCGGGAAGGATCATTGCTAGCTATGATGTGACCACAGCTCCTGTACCGGTAGCAACCGTTTATGTCGATCCCTGGAAGGACCTGATCCAGTACTAG